A genomic window from Triticum urartu cultivar G1812 chromosome 7, Tu2.1, whole genome shotgun sequence includes:
- the LOC125521120 gene encoding histone H4, which produces MSGRGKGGKGLGKGGAKRHRKVLRDNIQGITKPAIRRLARRGGVKRISGLIYEETRGVLKIFLENVIRDAVTYTEHARRKTVTAMDVVYALKRQGRTLYGFGG; this is translated from the coding sequence ATGTCCGGGCGCGGCAAGGGAGGCAAGGGGCTGGGCAAGGGCGGCGCCAAGCGCCACCGGAAGGTGCTGCGCGACAACATCCAgggcatcaccaagccggcgatCCGCCGTCTTGCGCGGCGTGGCGGCGTGAAGCGCATCTCGGGGCTCATCTACGAGGAGACCCGCGGCGTGCTCAAGATCTTCCTCGAGAACGTCATCCGCGACGCCGTCACCTACACCGAGCATGCCCGCCGCAAGACCGTCACCGCCATGGACGTCGTCTACGCGCTCAAGCGCCAGGGCCGCACCCTCTACGGATTCGGCGGCTAG